A stretch of the Archangium violaceum genome encodes the following:
- a CDS encoding AraC family transcriptional regulator, which yields MDFLQAHPGRDWVDVAREPVTGIETIRAHFTGHAYDPHFHDEYLVGVTEQGLQEFSCRRAIHRSTPGRVILIEPGEIHDGNAPDEAGFTYLMLYLSPAWLAETCTRVADGAFASHRVGFRATLNDEPRLAAAIRRAFWRLHEPESRLARDGALDALAVALNPYLGASVLAGASESATRAARRARELLRERMEEDLGLDELARLCGADRFQLTRAFRKAYGLPPHAYLVRLRLAAARKRLAAGDPPAEVAAAVGFADQSHLGRWFRRAFGLTPAAYRAKCTNVPDGTRLER from the coding sequence ATGGACTTCCTGCAGGCACACCCCGGGCGGGACTGGGTCGATGTGGCTCGGGAGCCGGTCACGGGCATCGAAACCATCCGGGCCCACTTCACCGGCCACGCCTATGATCCGCACTTCCACGACGAGTACCTGGTCGGCGTGACGGAGCAGGGGCTGCAGGAGTTCTCCTGCCGCAGGGCGATCCATCGCAGCACGCCCGGGCGCGTCATCTTGATCGAACCCGGGGAGATTCATGATGGGAATGCCCCGGACGAGGCGGGCTTCACCTACCTGATGCTCTACCTGAGCCCGGCCTGGCTCGCCGAGACCTGCACCCGGGTGGCGGATGGTGCTTTCGCGAGTCACCGGGTCGGCTTCCGCGCGACGCTCAATGACGAGCCCCGGCTCGCGGCGGCGATCCGCCGGGCGTTCTGGAGGCTGCACGAACCCGAGTCGCGGCTCGCGCGGGATGGAGCATTGGATGCCCTGGCCGTGGCGCTCAATCCCTATCTGGGCGCTTCCGTGTTGGCGGGCGCGAGCGAGTCCGCGACCCGTGCCGCGCGCCGCGCCCGGGAGCTGCTGCGCGAGCGGATGGAGGAGGACCTGGGGCTGGACGAGCTCGCCCGGCTCTGTGGCGCGGATCGCTTCCAGCTGACACGCGCCTTCCGAAAGGCCTACGGGCTGCCTCCACATGCGTATCTGGTGCGGCTGCGCCTGGCCGCGGCGCGCAAGCGGTTGGCGGCGGGTGACCCGCCCGCGGAGGTCGCCGCCGCCGTGGGGTTCGCCGACCAGAGTCACCTGGGCCGCTGGTTCCGCCGCGCCTTCGGACTGACGCCGGCGGCCTACCGCGCGAAGTGCACGAACGTTCCAGACGGCACGCGGCTCGAGCGCTGA
- a CDS encoding DUF2000 domain-containing protein, whose amino-acid sequence MPETFTTKVALIVRDDLAIWQRLNVAAFLATGVAASAPEALGEPYVDAAGRRYSRMLGQPMLVFSASRAQLQGAHRTALERGLEAAVYVGAMFSTGNDEANRAVFRAENPEELDLVGLAIRGDRKQVDKAVKGLTLHK is encoded by the coding sequence ATGCCCGAGACCTTCACCACCAAGGTCGCGCTCATCGTGCGCGACGACCTCGCCATCTGGCAGCGCTTGAATGTCGCCGCCTTCCTTGCCACGGGCGTCGCCGCCTCGGCCCCCGAGGCCCTTGGCGAGCCCTACGTGGACGCCGCCGGCAGGCGCTATAGCCGCATGCTCGGCCAACCGATGCTCGTCTTCAGCGCCAGCCGGGCCCAGCTCCAGGGCGCACACCGGACCGCGCTGGAGCGTGGACTGGAGGCCGCGGTCTACGTGGGCGCCATGTTCTCGACCGGGAACGACGAGGCGAATCGCGCGGTGTTCCGGGCCGAGAATCCCGAGGAGCTCGACCTCGTCGGCCTCGCGATCCGGGGCGACCGCAAGCAGGTCGACAAGGCGGTGAAAGGATTGACGCTCCACAAGTGA
- a CDS encoding phosphoenolpyruvate carboxylase — MYNLELLLAGATEAALLARQREQRAHPLEPHLDGLAETSRRAYEALVRHPGFITFFAQATPIDVIESSKIGSRPARRTGQRTLADLRAIPWVFSWSQSRFFLSGWYGVGSALEALQREQPEAFALLKAQGLEWYPSKYVLTNVSTTILSADAEVMEAYAGLVEDAAIREQVMGMIREEYARTRRMLEAIWGAPLEERRPHIHRALSLRQPWLRVLHHQQIELLRTWRAQRKKEDGQAEHLLPRLLLTVNAIAGGLRTTG, encoded by the coding sequence GTGTACAACCTGGAGCTGCTCCTGGCGGGCGCCACCGAGGCCGCGCTCCTGGCCCGGCAGCGCGAGCAGCGCGCCCACCCGCTCGAGCCCCACCTGGATGGTCTGGCGGAGACGAGCCGGCGGGCCTACGAGGCGCTGGTGCGGCACCCGGGCTTCATCACGTTCTTCGCCCAGGCGACACCCATCGATGTGATCGAGTCCAGCAAGATCGGCTCACGCCCGGCGCGGCGCACCGGCCAGCGCACCCTGGCGGATTTGAGGGCCATTCCCTGGGTCTTCAGCTGGAGCCAGTCGCGCTTCTTCCTCTCCGGCTGGTACGGCGTGGGCAGCGCCCTGGAGGCCCTGCAGCGCGAGCAGCCCGAGGCCTTCGCCCTGCTGAAGGCCCAGGGCCTGGAGTGGTACCCGAGCAAGTACGTGCTCACCAACGTCAGTACGACGATTCTGTCGGCGGACGCGGAGGTGATGGAGGCGTACGCGGGCCTGGTCGAGGATGCGGCCATCCGTGAGCAGGTGATGGGGATGATCCGCGAGGAGTACGCGCGGACCCGGCGCATGCTGGAGGCCATCTGGGGCGCGCCCCTGGAGGAGCGCCGGCCGCACATCCACCGTGCGTTGAGCCTGCGTCAGCCGTGGCTGCGCGTGCTGCACCACCAGCAGATTGAGTTGCTGCGCACCTGGCGCGCGCAGCGCAAGAAGGAGGACGGCCAGGCCGAGCACCTGCTCCCGAGGCTCCTGCTCACGGTCAACGCGATCGCCGGAGGCCTGCGGACCACCGGGTGA
- a CDS encoding RCC1 domain-containing protein encodes MDVDCGSNHSLAVRADGTVWVWGSGSESKSPTQKAGLSNVVAVSAGYQFSVALKADGTVWGWGSNSSGQLGDNTTSDRSVPVQAQGLSNVIAVSAGHTHVLAVRSDGTVWAWGSNDSGEFGNDSTTSSPSPVQLPGQTAVMNMVGG; translated from the coding sequence GTGGACGTGGACTGTGGCAGCAACCATTCACTGGCCGTGCGTGCGGATGGCACGGTCTGGGTTTGGGGCTCGGGCAGCGAGTCGAAGTCGCCCACGCAGAAGGCCGGGTTGAGCAACGTGGTAGCCGTTTCAGCGGGGTATCAATTCTCGGTCGCGCTCAAGGCTGATGGCACCGTATGGGGCTGGGGCTCCAACAGCTCCGGCCAGTTGGGAGATAACACGACTTCCGACCGCTCCGTGCCGGTGCAGGCGCAAGGACTGAGCAACGTGATTGCCGTGAGCGCCGGCCATACCCACGTGCTGGCGGTGCGCTCCGACGGCACCGTGTGGGCCTGGGGTAGCAATGATAGCGGTGAGTTTGGGAATGACAGCACCACATCCAGCCCATCGCCTGTGCAGCTCCCGGGACAAACCGCGGTCATGAACATGGTGGGCGGATGA
- a CDS encoding SgcJ/EcaC family oxidoreductase: MTRGVPILSLLSFLFLLPSGCAHMDHAQDEMEIRQLVAVQTEAWNRGDATAWSKDFAPDADFINIVGSVFDGREQIEERHAAIFASIFKGSQARVTVRRIVFPEANIAVVDTVHEVTEHGGLPPGVQNTEPGLLRTQMKYVMKKTGEKWQILAGHNTDVKPAP; the protein is encoded by the coding sequence ATGACTCGTGGTGTTCCGATCCTGTCCCTGCTGTCCTTCCTGTTCCTGTTGCCCTCGGGCTGCGCGCATATGGACCATGCGCAGGACGAGATGGAGATCCGCCAGCTCGTGGCGGTCCAGACCGAGGCGTGGAACCGGGGGGACGCGACGGCGTGGTCCAAGGACTTCGCTCCGGACGCGGACTTCATCAACATCGTGGGGAGCGTCTTCGACGGCCGCGAGCAGATCGAGGAGCGTCACGCCGCGATCTTCGCCTCCATCTTCAAGGGCAGTCAGGCCAGGGTCACGGTGCGCAGAATCGTGTTTCCCGAGGCGAACATCGCCGTGGTCGACACGGTCCACGAGGTGACGGAGCACGGCGGACTGCCACCGGGAGTGCAGAACACCGAGCCCGGACTGCTGCGAACCCAGATGAAGTACGTGATGAAGAAGACCGGCGAGAAGTGGCAGATCCTCGCCGGCCACAACACGGACGTGAAGCCCGCGCCCTAG
- a CDS encoding D-arabinono-1,4-lactone oxidase, producing MTVARELSSRLPSIQQDQQTGLYHPKSEEEIAQLVQLALANQSVARVIGSGHSVLAAIAADSLYSVVMSLDQYRGVTFNADGTVTVQAGCYLGQNAPGPWEDTLFYQLEQKGLAVPDMGGITHQAVGGFSVMGCSGGSLQYAYTDSIVGITLVDGQGVRRSYTRGKDPEFEGVLVSMGLMGIITSITFQPNARFDIIGNETCYALNDVNCPIDFFGPGSPGKPSLEQFLRQTEYTRLLWWPQKGVERIVVWQARRMKAEDYNAFTGTPGNLNPKQYREFPVILGSQIPAQIAASLFYQLSAGWPVLINLIQDELVRDLVQELIELTYGPCILPFVINLFAPVYTGDTVPPGSPAPEAPQGMFSDEVRVVELERNTGTPGQGAASAGSAGRRAAGGPRLRLRHPDAGAPMDSTRVTSVPVDLWKDVLARMPDASTHLPRLQSLLSEHGLKLPRYYHIHVPSDVLQGLPAVDVTQPQDPVGKQPFWDYWYRSLPMDNDVSDFLMPTEFTELWIPLDKTQEVMNKLRDFYEQGGLGATGSYSCEIYAAKASDLWMSPAYQQDVVRVDVFWFHDLFRDEDALRAFYQQYWDLLKEYGFRPHWAKYLPDGDMGPEYLAQRYPRWTQFLELRARLDPQGVFVSPYWRSVLGIS from the coding sequence ATGACTGTTGCAAGAGAACTCTCGTCGCGGCTTCCCTCCATCCAGCAGGATCAGCAGACGGGGCTCTATCACCCCAAGAGCGAGGAGGAGATCGCACAGCTCGTTCAGTTGGCCCTCGCGAACCAATCCGTGGCCCGGGTGATCGGCTCGGGCCACTCCGTGCTGGCCGCCATCGCGGCCGATTCGCTCTATTCCGTCGTCATGTCGCTGGATCAGTACAGGGGGGTCACCTTCAACGCGGACGGGACGGTGACGGTCCAGGCCGGGTGCTATCTGGGCCAGAACGCCCCCGGGCCCTGGGAGGACACGCTCTTCTACCAACTGGAGCAGAAGGGGCTGGCCGTGCCGGACATGGGAGGGATTACCCACCAGGCCGTGGGGGGATTCTCCGTCATGGGGTGTTCGGGTGGCTCGCTCCAGTACGCCTACACCGACAGCATCGTCGGTATCACCCTCGTGGATGGGCAGGGGGTGCGGCGCTCGTACACCCGGGGGAAGGACCCGGAGTTCGAGGGCGTGCTCGTGTCCATGGGGCTCATGGGCATCATCACCAGCATCACCTTCCAGCCCAACGCGCGCTTCGACATCATCGGGAACGAGACGTGCTACGCCCTGAATGACGTCAACTGCCCCATCGACTTCTTCGGGCCGGGCTCGCCCGGCAAACCCTCGCTGGAGCAGTTCCTGCGCCAGACGGAGTACACCCGGCTGCTGTGGTGGCCGCAGAAGGGAGTCGAGCGCATCGTCGTCTGGCAGGCCCGGCGCATGAAGGCCGAGGATTACAACGCGTTCACGGGCACTCCAGGGAACCTCAATCCCAAACAATACCGGGAGTTCCCGGTCATCCTCGGGTCTCAAATCCCGGCACAGATTGCCGCGTCGTTGTTCTACCAGCTGTCCGCCGGTTGGCCGGTGTTGATCAACCTCATCCAGGACGAGCTGGTGCGCGACCTGGTCCAGGAGCTCATCGAGCTGACGTACGGCCCGTGCATCCTGCCCTTCGTGATCAACCTCTTCGCTCCCGTCTACACGGGGGACACGGTCCCCCCCGGGTCACCCGCCCCGGAGGCGCCACAGGGAATGTTCTCGGACGAGGTCCGCGTCGTCGAGCTCGAGAGGAACACGGGCACGCCCGGGCAGGGGGCGGCTTCAGCGGGCTCCGCGGGGCGGCGCGCGGCCGGAGGTCCGCGCCTCCGACTGCGTCACCCGGATGCCGGAGCCCCCATGGACTCGACCCGCGTCACGTCGGTCCCGGTCGATCTCTGGAAGGATGTGCTGGCCAGGATGCCGGACGCGAGCACCCACCTGCCCAGGTTGCAGTCGCTCCTGAGCGAGCATGGCCTGAAGCTGCCTCGCTACTACCACATCCACGTCCCGAGCGACGTCCTGCAGGGCCTCCCGGCCGTGGATGTGACGCAGCCCCAGGATCCGGTGGGCAAGCAGCCGTTCTGGGATTACTGGTACCGCAGCCTGCCGATGGACAACGATGTCTCCGATTTCCTGATGCCCACCGAGTTCACCGAGCTGTGGATCCCCCTCGACAAGACGCAGGAGGTGATGAACAAGCTGCGTGACTTCTATGAACAGGGCGGGCTCGGGGCCACGGGCTCCTACTCCTGCGAAATCTACGCGGCCAAGGCCAGTGACCTCTGGATGAGCCCCGCCTACCAGCAGGACGTGGTCCGCGTGGACGTGTTCTGGTTCCACGACCTCTTCCGGGACGAGGATGCCCTCAGGGCCTTCTATCAGCAGTACTGGGACCTGCTGAAGGAGTACGGCTTCCGCCCGCACTGGGCCAAGTACCTGCCGGACGGAGACATGGGACCCGAGTACCTGGCGCAGCGCTACCCCCGGTGGACGCAGTTCTTGGAGTTGCGCGCGCGGTTGGATCCCCAAGGGGTCTTCGTCTCCCCCTATTGGCGCAGCGTCCTCGGCATTTCCTGA
- a CDS encoding MazG nucleotide pyrophosphohydrolase domain-containing protein, with protein sequence MITLPEGATMKDYQRYIHELETLHGWLKVDLVHNCFLMGEEMGELFKAVRRYNKLFDEGKSTPTEEAKAHLAEELVDVFNYLLAIANRVDVDLEQAFRDKNARNQQRTWS encoded by the coding sequence ATGATCACACTCCCCGAAGGCGCGACGATGAAGGACTACCAGCGCTACATCCACGAGCTGGAGACGCTGCATGGATGGCTGAAGGTGGACCTGGTGCACAACTGTTTCCTCATGGGAGAGGAGATGGGAGAGCTGTTCAAGGCGGTGCGCCGGTACAACAAGCTCTTCGACGAGGGGAAGAGCACGCCGACGGAGGAGGCGAAGGCGCACCTGGCGGAGGAGCTGGTGGATGTCTTCAACTACCTGTTGGCCATCGCCAACCGGGTGGATGTGGACCTGGAGCAGGCGTTCCGGGACAAGAACGCGCGCAACCAGCAGCGCACGTGGAGCTGA
- the sppA gene encoding signal peptide peptidase SppA produces the protein MKRFFIGSLALVGALSLLFMGAVVGLVILGASNKPGVPEQVVLELELSEPLAEYVPEDSLAGAFGDEKLTVRDVVDALEKAGEDGRVKALVVKLDGAPGSTAVVQELRDAVKAFRAKGKKAVVYADTFGEGGGATGAYYLATAFDEIYIQPSGDVSVVGAAVETPFGRDMLAKLGVKPRMGKRYEYKAAVNSYTEQTYTEAHREETERFLTSLFGQVVKGVAEGRKLSEEQVKAAIDAAPLLGKEALEAKLVDGLLYRDEVYEKVKEEAGKGARLLYVEKYLERAGRPNTRGPVVALIYGAGGISRGRSHTNPMTGEVTMGSETVAAALRKATDDERVKAILFRVDSPGGSYVASDTVRREVQRAKEKGKPVIVSMGTYAASGGYFVSMDADKIVAQPGTLTGSIGVYSGKLVTADFWEKLGVNWETLAVGKNAAMYSTDLDFTPEQLAKHESSLDRVYEDFTAKAAEGRKMPVEKLREVAKGRVWTGEDAKEKGLVDELGGFPVALKLAKEAAKVEGPVRVEEFPRKKGAAEVLAELLGEKRGENSDDEGAGVEVSAPWSPLLKQTRALYQLGVKLGMVEERRQMLSAPVPDTTW, from the coding sequence ATGAAACGCTTCTTCATCGGTTCGCTCGCGTTGGTGGGCGCACTGAGCCTCCTCTTCATGGGGGCCGTGGTGGGGCTGGTCATCCTCGGGGCGTCGAACAAGCCAGGGGTGCCGGAGCAGGTGGTGCTGGAGCTGGAGCTGAGCGAGCCGTTGGCGGAGTACGTGCCGGAGGACTCGCTGGCGGGGGCCTTCGGGGACGAGAAGCTGACGGTGCGGGACGTGGTGGACGCGCTGGAGAAGGCGGGGGAGGACGGGCGGGTGAAGGCGCTGGTGGTGAAGCTGGACGGGGCGCCGGGGAGCACGGCGGTGGTGCAGGAGCTGCGTGACGCGGTGAAGGCCTTCCGGGCGAAGGGGAAGAAGGCGGTGGTGTACGCGGACACCTTTGGCGAGGGCGGGGGGGCGACGGGGGCGTACTACCTGGCCACGGCGTTCGACGAAATCTACATCCAGCCCTCGGGGGACGTGTCGGTGGTGGGGGCGGCGGTGGAGACGCCCTTCGGGCGCGACATGCTGGCGAAGCTCGGGGTGAAGCCGAGGATGGGCAAGCGCTACGAGTACAAGGCGGCGGTGAACTCGTACACGGAGCAGACGTACACGGAGGCGCACCGCGAGGAGACGGAGCGCTTCCTGACGAGCCTCTTCGGGCAGGTGGTGAAGGGGGTGGCCGAGGGCCGGAAGCTGAGCGAGGAGCAGGTGAAGGCGGCCATCGACGCGGCGCCGCTGCTGGGGAAGGAGGCGCTGGAGGCGAAGCTGGTGGACGGGCTGCTCTACCGCGACGAGGTGTACGAGAAGGTGAAGGAGGAGGCGGGGAAGGGGGCGCGGCTCCTGTACGTGGAGAAGTACCTGGAGCGGGCGGGGAGGCCGAACACGCGCGGGCCGGTGGTGGCGCTCATCTACGGGGCGGGGGGCATCTCGCGAGGCCGCAGCCACACCAACCCCATGACGGGCGAGGTGACGATGGGGAGCGAGACGGTGGCGGCGGCCCTCCGCAAGGCGACGGATGACGAGCGGGTGAAGGCCATTCTCTTCCGGGTGGACAGCCCCGGGGGGAGCTACGTGGCGAGCGACACGGTGCGCCGCGAGGTGCAGCGGGCGAAGGAGAAGGGCAAGCCGGTGATCGTGTCGATGGGGACGTACGCGGCGAGCGGCGGGTACTTCGTGTCGATGGACGCGGACAAGATTGTCGCGCAGCCGGGGACGCTGACGGGGAGCATCGGGGTGTACAGCGGGAAGCTGGTGACGGCGGACTTCTGGGAGAAGCTGGGGGTGAACTGGGAGACGCTCGCGGTGGGGAAGAACGCGGCGATGTACAGCACGGACCTGGACTTCACGCCGGAGCAGCTGGCGAAGCACGAGTCGTCCCTGGACCGGGTGTACGAGGACTTCACGGCGAAGGCGGCGGAGGGGAGGAAGATGCCGGTGGAGAAGCTGCGGGAGGTGGCGAAGGGGAGGGTGTGGACGGGGGAGGACGCGAAGGAGAAGGGGCTGGTGGACGAGCTGGGAGGCTTCCCGGTGGCGTTGAAGCTGGCGAAGGAGGCGGCGAAGGTGGAGGGCCCGGTGAGGGTGGAGGAGTTCCCGAGGAAGAAGGGGGCGGCGGAGGTGCTGGCGGAGCTGCTCGGGGAGAAGAGGGGAGAGAACAGCGACGACGAGGGGGCGGGCGTGGAGGTGAGCGCGCCGTGGAGCCCGTTGCTGAAGCAGACGCGGGCGCTGTACCAGCTGGGGGTGAAGCTGGGGATGGTGGAGGAGCGGAGGCAGATGCTGTCCGCGCCGGTCCCCGACACCACCTGGTAG
- a CDS encoding alpha/beta fold hydrolase: MDDTLSLSVHLPPPTARAQPATSMSLLEANPGLRDAEGGFPFSEPIPVRVHTLEGAGGVPLRVYDAGDLYGPPILFVHGFSQCHLSWRRQLHSALGLGFRLVAVDLRGHGHSGKPRGAYGDGRLWAEDLHAVISSLELERPLLVAWSYGGMVVSDYLRHYGQEHLAGVNFVSAMVKGGSEEAFGLLSNELLSLIPGLFAGQDEDADRDTLERFVSLLHHQPVTPETRRLVLAYNELVPAHVREALCARSVDNDDVLSRLTLPVLVSHGLEDRVVLPASGRHIASVVPGALVSLYPNSGHSPFWEESRRFNRELAAFAARCW; the protein is encoded by the coding sequence ATGGACGACACCCTCTCCCTCTCCGTGCACCTGCCCCCGCCCACGGCGCGAGCCCAACCCGCCACGTCCATGAGCCTCCTGGAGGCGAACCCGGGGTTGAGGGACGCCGAGGGCGGTTTCCCCTTCTCCGAGCCCATCCCCGTCCGCGTCCACACCCTCGAGGGCGCCGGCGGCGTGCCCCTGCGTGTGTATGACGCGGGAGACCTCTACGGGCCTCCCATCCTCTTCGTGCACGGCTTCTCCCAGTGCCACCTGTCGTGGCGGCGCCAGCTCCACAGCGCCCTGGGCCTGGGCTTCCGGCTGGTGGCGGTGGACCTGCGCGGGCACGGGCACTCGGGCAAGCCCCGCGGCGCCTATGGCGACGGGCGGCTGTGGGCCGAGGACCTGCACGCCGTCATCTCCTCGCTCGAGCTGGAGCGGCCCCTGCTCGTGGCCTGGTCCTACGGCGGCATGGTCGTCTCCGACTACCTGCGCCACTACGGCCAGGAGCACCTGGCCGGGGTGAACTTCGTGTCCGCCATGGTGAAGGGTGGCTCCGAGGAGGCCTTCGGCCTGCTCTCCAACGAGCTGCTCTCGCTCATCCCCGGGCTCTTCGCCGGGCAGGACGAGGACGCGGACCGCGACACCCTGGAGCGCTTCGTCTCGTTGCTGCACCACCAGCCGGTGACGCCGGAGACGCGGCGCCTGGTGCTCGCCTACAACGAGCTGGTGCCCGCCCACGTGCGCGAGGCCCTGTGCGCGCGCTCCGTGGACAACGACGACGTGCTGAGCCGGCTGACGCTCCCCGTGCTCGTGTCCCACGGCCTGGAGGACCGCGTGGTGCTGCCCGCCTCCGGCCGCCACATCGCCTCCGTGGTGCCCGGCGCCCTCGTGTCCCTGTACCCGAACTCCGGCCACTCGCCCTTCTGGGAGGAGTCCCGGCGCTTCAACCGCGAGCTGGCCGCGTTCGCCGCCCGCTGCTGGTAG
- a CDS encoding imm11 family protein — protein MPRYYKLTDDRHHPGRWHLRSPVDEHGQKINPWQFDDGRWIDPVGTIRFPVRPDGVELDFCWAAFSILVVNERFVRLFERLDVRDVQFIPAQVDGHAGPRFILNPLRIIRCIDDARCEEVQYFTPEDGQPEKVGQYRVVAGMRIDPTKPGDARLFRPWGWTGALIVSEDLKQALEREHITGTRFTEV, from the coding sequence ATGCCCAGGTATTACAAACTGACGGACGACAGACACCACCCAGGGCGCTGGCACCTGAGGAGCCCCGTCGATGAGCACGGGCAGAAGATCAATCCCTGGCAGTTCGACGACGGCAGGTGGATCGATCCCGTGGGGACGATCCGCTTCCCCGTGAGGCCCGACGGAGTGGAGCTGGACTTCTGCTGGGCCGCCTTCAGCATCCTCGTGGTCAACGAGCGCTTCGTCCGGCTCTTCGAGCGGCTGGACGTCCGGGACGTTCAATTCATCCCCGCCCAGGTCGACGGACACGCCGGGCCCAGGTTCATCCTCAACCCCTTGCGCATCATCCGCTGCATCGACGACGCCCGGTGCGAGGAGGTGCAGTACTTCACGCCCGAGGACGGCCAGCCCGAGAAGGTGGGCCAGTACCGGGTGGTCGCGGGCATGCGCATCGACCCCACGAAGCCCGGCGACGCCCGCCTCTTCCGTCCCTGGGGCTGGACTGGAGCCCTCATCGTCTCCGAGGACCTCAAGCAGGCCCTCGAGCGCGAGCACATCACCGGCACGCGTTTCACCGAGGTCTGA
- a CDS encoding AHH domain-containing protein, with amino-acid sequence MSTRLVGSRLPGARLRPLLGGWLLLALCLQSACATGTPRGGFLVGYRSHSLTPPPAPKEYVTLTPRSDFAPVQVSDAEFRDAVTQLVLEVPLRVAARPTRPLAGRLVLASWPPGAAGDSSVEGGYARLCERRGSPGDCFWLLGDGPHDTTLGHRDRFALALSLALTPAVAAATGVLQDFSGHAMTTLLTGLSLYLVVLMAPEPLSKGLALAMTLFLWGYLGHELWGLISATKDLWDEAEAASAFHELRDASERYAQVLGPNTLRVLILLATWKAGARGKEAMTGSGLPGFPQAVRNAAAAGRFRLPAAASDATSVSVVEGRLTLTLPSGSGAILAMQNQEEGDIHHIATVENEKSPARGGPWTPRLKKFFDKAGMSMEDPANKVRIPGHKGPHPEEYHQEVYERLERAVRRCETTAQCREALTRELGKLAEQLKSVGSKLNKLVTRTE; translated from the coding sequence GTGTCCACCCGTCTTGTTGGCTCGCGCCTACCTGGCGCTCGGCTGCGTCCCCTGCTGGGCGGCTGGCTTCTCCTCGCGCTCTGTCTTCAGTCCGCCTGCGCCACGGGCACCCCACGGGGCGGCTTCCTGGTGGGCTACCGCTCCCATTCGCTCACGCCCCCACCAGCCCCCAAGGAGTACGTCACCCTCACGCCGAGGAGCGACTTCGCGCCCGTCCAGGTTTCGGACGCGGAGTTTCGCGACGCCGTCACCCAGCTCGTACTGGAGGTTCCCCTGCGGGTCGCAGCCCGCCCCACCAGGCCTCTGGCGGGCCGTCTGGTACTGGCCTCCTGGCCGCCGGGTGCCGCGGGGGATTCCAGCGTCGAAGGCGGTTACGCGCGCCTGTGCGAGCGGCGTGGCTCTCCGGGAGATTGCTTCTGGCTCCTGGGGGATGGTCCACACGACACCACCCTCGGTCACCGGGACAGGTTCGCACTGGCCCTCAGTCTCGCCCTCACCCCAGCGGTGGCGGCGGCCACGGGCGTCCTCCAGGACTTCTCCGGGCACGCCATGACGACGCTCCTCACGGGCCTCTCCCTCTACCTCGTGGTGCTCATGGCACCGGAGCCCCTCTCCAAAGGCCTTGCCCTGGCGATGACCCTCTTCCTCTGGGGCTACCTGGGCCATGAGCTCTGGGGATTGATTTCCGCCACGAAGGACCTCTGGGACGAGGCGGAGGCCGCCAGCGCGTTTCACGAGTTACGCGACGCGAGCGAGCGGTACGCCCAGGTGCTCGGACCCAATACCCTGCGTGTCCTCATCCTCCTGGCGACCTGGAAGGCGGGCGCCAGGGGCAAGGAGGCCATGACGGGGAGCGGGCTGCCGGGTTTCCCCCAGGCGGTGCGGAACGCCGCCGCCGCGGGCCGCTTCCGGCTGCCCGCGGCGGCTTCCGATGCGACGTCGGTGTCCGTGGTCGAGGGCAGACTGACGCTCACGCTTCCGTCCGGCTCGGGCGCCATCCTCGCCATGCAGAATCAGGAGGAGGGCGACATCCACCACATCGCCACCGTGGAGAATGAAAAGTCCCCAGCCCGGGGCGGACCGTGGACGCCAAGACTCAAGAAATTCTTCGACAAGGCCGGCATGTCGATGGAGGACCCAGCCAACAAGGTCCGTATCCCGGGCCACAAGGGACCTCACCCCGAGGAGTACCATCAGGAGGTATATGAGCGGCTAGAGAGGGCAGTCAGGCGCTGCGAAACCACGGCGCAGTGTCGGGAGGCCCTCACCCGGGAATTGGGGAAACTGGCCGAGCAACTCAAGAGCGTAGGTTCCAAGCTCAACAAGCTCGTCACCCGCACCGAGTGA